The following coding sequences lie in one Rhodohalobacter barkolensis genomic window:
- the alaS gene encoding alanine--tRNA ligase, with the protein MSLKTAAQIRREFLEFFKAKEHLIVDSAPVVPKNDPSLLFTNAGMNQFKPIFLGEQDGLKDDGKIWKRAADTQRCIRVSGKHNDLEEVGHDTYHHTLFEMLGNWSFGDYFKEQAIEWAWELLVDEWGLDPDRLYATVFEGDESDGLPADDESARLWVEKTSISPDHVLKFDKKDNFWEMGETGPCGPCSEVHVDLRSDDERKKKPGAELVNMDDPRVMEIWNLVFIQFNRQNDGSLVKLPAQHVDTGMGFERICAVLQRKTSNYDTDVFQPIIQKIADLAGKTYGDDEETDIAMRVIADHIRAVSFSIMDGASPSNEGRGYVIRRILRRAIRYGWDRLDFKKPFMSKLVPVLADQFADVFPELDGQIEYIQNVILAEEKSFLNTLGQGIELFNSMIEGKKKLSGDDAFKLHDTYGFPIDLTELMAREKGVEVDTDRFSELMKEQKERARAAGKFTASEKSDLEWTVIKDAESEFVGYDDVKTNTSILATAQRDDQKLILLQQTPFYAESGGQIADTGFIERGSEKLRVLDVQKSDKGHVHYVDQLPEDPSGEWIASIDIERRREIEKHHSATHIMHSALRDVLGDHVAQKGSLVAPDRLRFDFSHFESVKQEELDRIEQQVNEKIQENIPLLEERNVPIDQARDQGAMMLFGEKYGEQVRVITFDPNYSVELCGGTHVDATGRIGYFRFLSETSAAAGIRRVEAVTGKAADQKLRNEQRLLKQIQTVLGNQKDVLPGIQNLIEKNKELEKELEKLRQSQAGDSLDQILENGKEVSGVQLYTGKVDGADMDTLKQLGYDALEKMKSETVVVLASVDTEEGKVYIMAAVTDDLIQKGVKAGNMVSQLGRIVGGGGGGQPNLATAGGRFPEKIEEAFEKAEELIQSEL; encoded by the coding sequence ATGTCATTGAAAACGGCTGCTCAGATTCGTCGGGAGTTTTTGGAATTTTTTAAGGCTAAGGAGCATCTTATTGTTGATAGTGCACCTGTTGTTCCAAAAAACGATCCGTCCCTTCTTTTTACCAATGCCGGTATGAATCAGTTTAAACCTATCTTTTTGGGAGAACAGGATGGTCTTAAAGACGACGGTAAAATTTGGAAGCGCGCAGCTGATACTCAGCGCTGTATTCGTGTGAGCGGGAAGCATAACGATCTGGAAGAGGTAGGGCACGACACTTACCATCACACACTGTTCGAAATGCTCGGAAACTGGTCTTTTGGCGACTATTTTAAAGAACAAGCTATAGAATGGGCATGGGAGCTGTTGGTAGATGAATGGGGACTTGACCCGGATCGATTGTATGCAACGGTATTTGAAGGTGATGAATCTGACGGGCTTCCTGCCGATGATGAATCAGCACGGCTATGGGTAGAAAAGACATCCATATCACCTGATCATGTTCTGAAGTTTGATAAGAAAGATAATTTCTGGGAGATGGGTGAAACCGGTCCTTGCGGTCCCTGCTCTGAAGTTCATGTTGATCTTCGGTCAGATGATGAGAGGAAGAAAAAGCCCGGTGCAGAGCTTGTAAACATGGATGATCCCCGAGTGATGGAGATCTGGAACCTGGTATTTATTCAGTTTAACAGGCAGAATGATGGTTCACTGGTAAAACTGCCGGCTCAGCATGTAGATACCGGGATGGGTTTTGAGCGAATCTGTGCTGTGCTTCAGCGGAAAACATCCAACTACGATACAGATGTTTTTCAGCCAATAATCCAAAAAATTGCTGATTTAGCCGGGAAAACGTACGGAGATGATGAAGAGACAGATATCGCCATGCGGGTTATTGCAGATCACATCCGTGCGGTGAGTTTTTCTATCATGGATGGAGCTTCTCCGTCCAATGAAGGTCGTGGGTATGTAATCCGCAGAATTTTGAGAAGGGCCATTCGCTATGGATGGGATCGACTTGATTTTAAAAAGCCATTTATGAGCAAACTGGTTCCGGTATTGGCGGATCAGTTTGCTGACGTATTCCCGGAGTTGGACGGACAGATTGAATACATACAAAATGTGATCCTGGCTGAGGAGAAGAGCTTTCTTAATACTCTGGGTCAGGGAATTGAGCTGTTTAACTCTATGATTGAGGGAAAGAAAAAACTATCAGGTGATGATGCCTTTAAGCTCCATGATACCTACGGATTTCCTATTGACCTGACAGAGTTGATGGCCCGGGAAAAAGGAGTGGAAGTCGATACGGATCGTTTTTCCGAGTTAATGAAAGAGCAAAAGGAACGTGCACGGGCTGCCGGAAAATTCACAGCTTCGGAAAAAAGTGATTTGGAATGGACGGTGATTAAAGATGCAGAATCTGAGTTTGTGGGTTATGATGACGTCAAAACAAATACCTCAATACTGGCAACGGCTCAACGGGATGATCAGAAGTTGATCCTGTTGCAGCAGACACCATTCTATGCAGAATCGGGCGGACAGATTGCAGATACCGGCTTTATTGAAAGGGGATCGGAGAAATTAAGGGTTCTGGATGTTCAGAAGTCGGATAAGGGTCATGTGCATTATGTTGATCAGCTGCCCGAAGATCCATCCGGTGAGTGGATTGCATCTATTGATATTGAGCGTCGCCGTGAAATTGAAAAACATCACTCTGCAACTCACATTATGCATTCGGCATTGAGAGATGTTTTGGGAGATCATGTAGCCCAGAAAGGATCACTGGTGGCTCCGGATCGTCTTCGGTTCGACTTTTCACATTTCGAATCGGTGAAACAGGAGGAGCTCGATCGGATTGAGCAGCAGGTGAATGAGAAAATTCAGGAGAATATTCCTCTGCTCGAGGAGCGAAATGTACCGATTGATCAAGCTCGTGATCAAGGTGCAATGATGTTGTTCGGTGAAAAGTATGGTGAGCAGGTCCGGGTCATTACGTTCGACCCCAACTACTCTGTTGAACTCTGTGGCGGAACGCATGTTGATGCAACAGGCAGAATCGGGTATTTCCGTTTTTTAAGTGAAACATCTGCTGCTGCAGGAATCCGAAGGGTGGAAGCTGTTACCGGAAAAGCTGCGGATCAAAAATTGAGAAACGAGCAGAGGCTTTTAAAACAGATTCAGACAGTGTTGGGGAATCAAAAAGATGTGCTCCCCGGTATTCAGAATCTGATTGAGAAAAATAAAGAGTTGGAGAAAGAGCTTGAAAAATTACGGCAAAGTCAGGCCGGTGATTCATTAGATCAAATTCTTGAAAACGGAAAAGAAGTTTCCGGTGTTCAACTCTATACCGGAAAAGTTGACGGAGCCGATATGGATACGCTAAAGCAGCTGGGTTATGATGCTTTAGAAAAGATGAAATCCGAAACAGTAGTTGTATTGGCTTCTGTAGATACAGAAGAAGGGAAAGTCTATATAATGGCGGCGGTTACCGATGATTTAATCCAAAAAGGAGTGAAGGCCGGAAATATGGTGTCACAACTTGGAAGAATTGTTGGCGGCGGTGGCGGCGGACAACCTAATCTGGCAACAGCCGGAGGTCGGTTTCCGGAAAAAATCGAAGAAGCATTTGAGAAAGCAGAGGAGTTGATACAATCGGAGCTCTGA
- the pdhA gene encoding pyruvate dehydrogenase (acetyl-transferring) E1 component subunit alpha, whose amino-acid sequence MAKKKETDAIFTPIGIESGNNGQIEKSVDLPDPTEKSHKDLGLSDDDAIKMFEQMFLQRRFEERAMQQYQKGKFGGFLHLYIGQEAVSTGTVHALNDDDDIITAYRDHGWGLLRGVSAKSGMAELFGKATGCSKGKGGSMHFANVEEHFWGGYGIVGGHIPIGGGIAFANKYQENDRVTATFFGDGAVDQGALHETLNMSQLWNLPCIYIVENNGYSMGTAARRHTVNEIHERAKGYGMKSAVFNGMDALTVYENMKNIADEVRKDSKPWFVEIRTYRYRGHSMSDPQKYRTKEELKKYQEIDPVERMKTYLIDEKVAKKKEIEEIEQRIEDDILEAIEFADNSDFPKDEALYEDMFADTPHFHDRK is encoded by the coding sequence ATGGCGAAGAAAAAAGAAACAGATGCTATTTTTACTCCCATCGGGATTGAAAGTGGCAATAATGGCCAAATTGAAAAATCAGTAGATCTGCCTGATCCAACAGAGAAATCGCATAAAGATTTAGGTCTGTCGGATGATGATGCAATCAAAATGTTTGAGCAGATGTTCTTGCAACGACGTTTTGAAGAGCGTGCCATGCAGCAGTATCAAAAAGGAAAATTTGGTGGATTTCTTCACCTATATATTGGCCAGGAAGCTGTATCAACCGGAACCGTTCATGCATTAAATGATGATGACGATATCATTACCGCTTATCGTGATCATGGCTGGGGACTCTTGCGAGGGGTTTCTGCCAAGTCTGGAATGGCCGAATTATTCGGTAAAGCCACAGGATGCTCCAAAGGAAAAGGCGGATCCATGCACTTTGCAAATGTTGAAGAACATTTTTGGGGAGGTTACGGTATAGTTGGCGGCCATATCCCAATTGGTGGGGGGATTGCTTTTGCCAACAAGTACCAGGAGAACGATCGAGTAACAGCAACCTTCTTCGGGGACGGTGCAGTTGATCAGGGTGCACTTCACGAGACCCTTAATATGAGTCAGCTCTGGAATTTGCCATGCATCTATATTGTGGAAAACAATGGATATTCCATGGGTACTGCGGCTCGTCGGCATACGGTTAATGAAATTCATGAACGTGCCAAAGGATATGGCATGAAGAGTGCGGTATTTAATGGTATGGATGCACTTACGGTGTATGAGAATATGAAGAATATCGCTGATGAAGTTCGTAAAGACAGTAAGCCTTGGTTTGTTGAAATCCGGACTTATCGCTACCGTGGTCATTCCATGTCAGATCCTCAGAAATACAGAACCAAAGAGGAGCTCAAGAAGTATCAGGAGATCGATCCGGTAGAAAGAATGAAAACCTATTTGATTGACGAAAAAGTAGCGAAGAAAAAAGAAATTGAAGAGATCGAACAACGTATTGAGGATGATATACTGGAAGCAATTGAGTTTGCTGACAATTCCGATTTCCCGAAAGATGAAGCGCTCTATGAGGATATGTTTGCGGATACTCCTCACTTTCATGACAGAAAGTAA
- a CDS encoding pyruvate dehydrogenase complex E1 component subunit beta, which yields MAELQFREAIRDAMDEEMARDERVFLMGEEVAEYNGAYKVSEGLLDKYGFKRVIDTPISELGFAGIGVGAAMNGLRPIVEFMTFNFAVLAADQIINHASKARYMLGGQLNTPIVFRGPNASAGQLGATHSVAYDSMYAQFPGLSVIYPSEPDDAKGLLKSAIRNDDAVLFMESEQMYGLKGEVSDEEDYIIPIGKGKIKREGDDVTIVATGKMYHIAKQAATQLAKDGVEAEIIDPRTIKPLDIELIVESVKKTNRCIVVDESHPFGGLASEVGFLIQREAFDYLDAPVRRVTLPDVNAPFSKPLFDLWLPDAKEIIDAVNAVTYRK from the coding sequence ATGGCTGAATTACAATTTAGAGAAGCAATTCGCGATGCGATGGACGAGGAAATGGCTCGCGACGAACGAGTCTTTCTGATGGGTGAAGAAGTTGCCGAATATAACGGTGCTTATAAAGTGTCGGAAGGCTTACTTGATAAGTATGGCTTTAAAAGGGTGATCGATACTCCAATTTCAGAGCTTGGGTTTGCCGGAATAGGTGTGGGTGCGGCAATGAACGGTTTACGCCCCATCGTGGAGTTTATGACATTCAACTTTGCAGTGCTGGCAGCTGATCAAATTATTAATCACGCCTCCAAAGCGAGATATATGTTGGGTGGCCAGTTGAATACACCGATCGTTTTTCGGGGTCCCAACGCCTCTGCAGGTCAGCTTGGAGCGACGCACTCCGTTGCTTACGACTCGATGTATGCTCAGTTCCCGGGGCTTTCAGTGATTTACCCATCCGAACCTGACGATGCGAAGGGATTGCTAAAATCTGCAATTCGAAATGATGACGCCGTCCTTTTTATGGAGTCGGAACAGATGTACGGCTTGAAGGGTGAGGTATCTGATGAAGAGGATTATATTATTCCGATCGGGAAAGGTAAAATTAAACGGGAAGGGGACGATGTGACGATTGTTGCCACCGGAAAGATGTACCATATTGCTAAACAAGCAGCAACGCAGCTTGCCAAAGATGGTGTAGAAGCAGAGATTATAGATCCTCGCACAATTAAGCCGTTAGATATTGAGTTAATTGTGGAGTCTGTTAAAAAAACCAACAGATGTATCGTTGTTGATGAATCTCACCCGTTTGGCGGATTGGCATCGGAGGTGGGTTTCCTGATCCAGCGTGAAGCATTTGACTACCTGGATGCACCCGTTCGAAGAGTAACATTGCCGGACGTTAACGCTCCATTTTCAAAACCACTTTTTGATCTTTGGTTGCCGGATGCTAAAGAAATAATTGATGCTGTTAATGCAGTGACTTACAGAAAATAG
- a CDS encoding pyruvate dehydrogenase complex dihydrolipoamide acetyltransferase, protein MAIKIEMPKLSDTMEEGVIAKWNISEGDKIEAGDVIAEVETDKATMEVEAFDPGTVLKILVGEGDAVPLGGIMAIVGEEGEDISDLLEEANNANGGASSSDSESEEKSSEKKSSDKSDKKEFDPILDDVESGKGKKEESSEKTSDDGRIKASPLARKMAEDKGISLTDVEGSGPDGRIIKRDIEDYKPSEAKKDSSVQVPSFASEEDEEIKISQMRKVIARRLSESKFNNPHFYETIDIDMEKAIKARAALNEISEVKISFNDIVVKASAMALRKHPEINSSWLGDVIRKHGDVNVAVAVAIDEGLMTPVLNHTDKKTLQQISAETRELAGLARDRKLQPEQMEGSTFTISNLGMFGIEEFTAIINPPNACILAVGAIRDVPVVKGGEVVPGKRMKVTLSSDHRIVDGAKAAQFLNTLRTMIENPLAMML, encoded by the coding sequence ATGGCTATAAAAATTGAGATGCCGAAGTTAAGCGACACCATGGAAGAAGGTGTTATTGCTAAGTGGAACATCAGCGAAGGGGACAAAATTGAAGCAGGTGATGTAATAGCTGAGGTAGAAACGGATAAGGCTACAATGGAAGTTGAAGCTTTTGATCCGGGCACAGTTCTCAAAATTCTCGTAGGCGAGGGAGATGCTGTTCCGTTAGGAGGTATCATGGCTATTGTTGGTGAGGAGGGTGAAGACATCAGTGATTTACTGGAGGAGGCAAATAATGCCAACGGTGGTGCTTCTTCATCAGATAGTGAAAGCGAAGAGAAATCATCAGAGAAAAAATCATCTGACAAGTCTGATAAAAAAGAATTTGATCCTATTCTGGATGATGTTGAGTCCGGTAAGGGTAAAAAAGAAGAATCCTCTGAAAAAACCAGCGACGACGGCAGAATAAAGGCGTCCCCGCTTGCCAGAAAAATGGCTGAGGATAAAGGTATTAGCCTTACTGATGTTGAGGGTTCAGGTCCTGATGGTCGTATTATTAAACGGGATATAGAGGATTATAAACCTTCAGAAGCGAAGAAAGATAGCTCTGTTCAGGTTCCATCGTTTGCCTCAGAAGAGGATGAAGAGATTAAGATCTCGCAGATGAGAAAGGTAATTGCGCGTCGATTGAGTGAGAGTAAATTTAATAATCCTCACTTTTATGAGACGATTGACATCGATATGGAGAAAGCAATTAAAGCCCGAGCGGCACTCAATGAGATTAGTGAAGTGAAGATCAGCTTTAACGATATAGTTGTAAAGGCTTCTGCGATGGCTCTCAGAAAGCATCCCGAAATTAACTCATCCTGGTTGGGAGATGTCATACGCAAGCATGGTGATGTAAATGTAGCGGTTGCGGTTGCCATTGATGAAGGACTGATGACTCCTGTTCTGAATCATACCGACAAGAAAACTTTACAACAAATATCAGCTGAAACCAGAGAACTTGCCGGTTTGGCACGAGATCGTAAACTGCAGCCTGAACAGATGGAAGGAAGCACATTTACCATCAGTAACCTGGGGATGTTTGGCATAGAAGAGTTTACGGCAATTATCAATCCGCCCAACGCGTGTATTCTTGCCGTAGGTGCCATTAGAGACGTACCTGTTGTTAAAGGCGGTGAAGTGGTACCGGGCAAACGAATGAAAGTTACATTGTCCAGTGATCACAGAATTGTAGACGGAGCCAAAGCCGCACAATTTCTGAATACATTGAGAACAATGATTGAGAATCCATTGGCTATGATGCTCTGA
- a CDS encoding SPOR domain-containing protein, translating to MIKKCLLITHLFLLFLSPSIFDSAEAQSSDQEVFLQFRHEGVVNTYVSALYERDQFYLSVADLFQALQIDVTIDQAAFTISGNYLGEGRYILNFDSRRAQFSDQDITLTADDYVITEFGYYLDPEILYQLFELEFIIDFSNLSVSLESPDTMPVVAQREREVRRERLLRTQRELRRDFYPLRFDRNRSIFDAGFIDYNLTANLNESGNSYLYSTNIGTELVGGDLQGTLFGSYSETASSLRSSGLRWRYGIRDNEWISTIIAGQSTAEGLAPVAYTGVRFTNEPIEPRYIYDETVFSGTVEPDSEVELYRNNTLVDFTQADGSGIYRFSIPLTYGSSSYTIRAYSPTGEMTTRDARLQIPFNFLPPGEVNYTINAGRVDNPVAGSTNRGMVSKANLSAGLTDRFTASGGVEYFEDFHNDLPTFTAGLSTRLADSYLLSFEAANNAFYRATGSVIYPNNASFNLDYTYYNTQGGIYNTSRNQSSIRANLFTPVNIADWPLFLRWSVTNEQRQTGAVTRYRLDLNTRVGRANLRFGYRDTQLGNLSFQTTPVARLNSAITYNFSRSRDIPSLLRSVFVRAQANYIPSISRIEDAEIQFSRNVTRRGRFQFSAGRNFVGDFNLFRFSLTFDFDAIRSNTTVRSVRNSTTLTQSLRGSVGYDSNHSYALFTNRQQVGRAGIATRMFVDNNNNGTYDEGDELIPENAIRIDRAGGNTFSKGEINYISQLQPYRQYNMTVNKGSITNPLLIPQFEQFSIVTDPNQYKLIEIPLYMSGIVEGKITRQMPDGTTTGLGGLRLYLKQINVPEGVQPHTEEIRTFSDGSFYTYEVPPGDYVIEPDPSQLNFLNATPELEAIEFKVEALAEGDFVEGLEMTMLPADDPQRREPIEEIPITAASLIGLNGTDSNINYKENCSYSIQLGTFTGFTDAADLASYAENLSDLELQIDFNASNQLYTVRTTPFDDFDSLSNQISDFRNSNIGRLSVIHHCDSPDSDEDLHIHVGAYDSRERANSLRDRIQAELEDQNVFIYPDRDSNLFRVFVGPFTNRSALVSTLHELAFEGYYDELLAGLEDEDELAPQTDLTYALSLETFMDSESARQFIENTRDQIDEELQIIQTEDGRFQVVTESRVSDLEELKQINQNIKEATGITGRDIVIYEPIDRTGLTPDSLDTDTLETDEPKVVEILEEAEFSTVDDDPFADIRSMEFAPIRAQESLTCSYPIQVGSFGNAREASAKANQISDRLDEEIFLVYNESTELFGLRTSPIDNISDALFQLILFKDQDPLNQYAIVGLCTDRGMPVEETYTRFIIPIAQFDQEAEARDLANEISDKLEIEVSVKTETTQVFDVIAGPFSEFDSANEALNKLRDKGFIDNQEIEVDPETSLPLNLTFRIYLGEISDIDDYTEISTDYFRATNRRLSIETDQQAIRLFDQSEFRSWERFIEIFNEVNKKADLRPLEIFILD from the coding sequence GTGATTAAAAAATGCCTTCTGATAACACATCTTTTTCTTCTGTTCCTGAGTCCTTCGATATTTGATTCGGCAGAGGCTCAAAGTTCAGACCAGGAGGTATTTCTACAGTTTCGTCATGAAGGAGTCGTTAACACATATGTTTCAGCGTTATACGAACGCGATCAATTTTATCTTTCCGTAGCAGACCTTTTCCAAGCCCTTCAGATTGATGTAACTATTGATCAGGCGGCATTCACAATATCCGGTAATTATCTTGGCGAAGGCAGATATATACTCAATTTCGATTCACGCCGGGCACAGTTCTCAGATCAGGACATCACCCTCACCGCCGATGACTATGTCATTACTGAATTTGGATACTACCTCGATCCTGAAATACTATATCAGCTCTTTGAACTTGAGTTCATTATCGACTTCAGCAATCTATCTGTTTCGCTGGAATCGCCTGATACCATGCCGGTTGTTGCGCAAAGAGAACGTGAAGTACGACGGGAACGACTCCTACGAACTCAACGAGAACTCAGACGTGATTTCTATCCCCTTCGCTTTGATCGGAACAGGAGTATTTTCGATGCCGGATTTATCGATTACAATTTGACGGCTAACCTGAATGAATCGGGTAACAGTTATTTGTACAGTACCAACATCGGGACGGAATTAGTGGGCGGTGACCTACAGGGAACACTTTTTGGCAGTTATTCCGAAACGGCATCATCTCTGCGATCCAGCGGATTGAGATGGCGCTACGGTATCCGGGATAATGAATGGATAAGTACAATTATTGCCGGACAATCCACGGCTGAAGGTCTTGCCCCGGTTGCATATACCGGAGTCCGTTTTACGAACGAACCCATTGAACCGAGATATATCTACGATGAGACCGTTTTTTCAGGTACAGTAGAACCTGATTCAGAAGTTGAACTCTATCGAAACAACACCCTCGTCGATTTTACACAGGCTGATGGCAGCGGTATCTATCGATTTTCCATTCCTCTAACGTATGGTTCGTCAAGCTACACGATACGAGCTTACAGTCCAACCGGCGAAATGACTACCCGCGATGCAAGATTACAAATACCATTCAATTTTTTACCGCCCGGAGAAGTTAACTATACCATAAATGCCGGCCGTGTTGATAATCCTGTTGCCGGTTCCACTAATCGTGGAATGGTTTCCAAAGCAAATTTAAGTGCAGGACTTACTGACCGCTTCACTGCATCAGGCGGAGTTGAATATTTTGAAGACTTTCACAATGATCTGCCAACGTTTACTGCCGGTTTATCCACTCGATTAGCCGACAGCTATCTGCTCTCCTTTGAGGCAGCCAATAATGCGTTCTACAGGGCAACGGGAAGTGTTATTTACCCCAACAACGCGAGTTTTAATTTAGATTACACTTACTACAACACACAGGGTGGAATTTACAATACCAGCAGAAATCAATCTTCAATCCGTGCAAACCTATTTACTCCGGTAAACATTGCAGACTGGCCCCTGTTCCTAAGATGGTCTGTTACCAACGAACAACGTCAAACCGGTGCGGTTACTCGTTACAGACTTGACCTGAATACAAGAGTAGGCCGCGCTAACCTTCGGTTTGGGTACAGAGACACTCAATTGGGAAACCTTTCATTTCAAACAACACCGGTAGCCCGGTTAAACTCTGCTATTACATATAATTTTTCCCGAAGCAGGGATATCCCTTCACTGTTACGAAGTGTATTTGTAAGGGCTCAAGCCAATTATATTCCATCCATTTCCAGAATTGAAGATGCTGAAATTCAATTCAGCAGAAATGTAACAAGAAGAGGACGATTTCAATTTTCTGCGGGAAGAAACTTTGTGGGTGATTTCAACCTCTTCAGATTTTCACTCACATTCGACTTCGATGCGATTCGCTCAAACACAACGGTACGATCTGTACGCAATTCAACCACTCTCACACAAAGCTTGAGAGGATCGGTCGGTTACGATTCAAACCACAGTTACGCACTCTTTACAAACAGACAGCAAGTAGGACGAGCCGGAATTGCAACACGTATGTTTGTTGACAACAACAACAATGGCACTTATGACGAAGGAGATGAATTAATACCAGAAAATGCTATTCGGATTGATCGTGCAGGCGGAAATACATTCTCCAAGGGAGAAATCAACTATATCTCCCAACTGCAGCCCTACCGACAGTACAATATGACGGTAAATAAGGGATCCATTACAAATCCGTTGCTCATACCACAATTTGAACAATTTTCGATAGTAACGGATCCAAATCAGTACAAGCTGATAGAGATCCCGCTTTACATGTCCGGCATTGTAGAGGGTAAGATTACACGTCAAATGCCTGATGGCACAACGACCGGTCTCGGCGGACTCCGACTCTATTTGAAACAGATCAATGTTCCTGAAGGAGTTCAACCGCATACAGAAGAAATCAGAACGTTTTCTGATGGGAGTTTTTACACCTATGAGGTTCCACCGGGAGACTATGTGATTGAGCCGGATCCATCGCAGCTTAACTTTCTAAATGCCACTCCCGAACTAGAAGCTATTGAATTTAAGGTTGAAGCTTTGGCAGAGGGTGACTTTGTTGAAGGTCTTGAAATGACTATGCTGCCGGCTGATGATCCTCAACGCCGTGAACCGATTGAAGAAATTCCTATAACAGCAGCCTCACTCATTGGTTTAAACGGTACCGATTCTAATATCAACTACAAAGAAAACTGTAGTTATAGCATTCAGCTGGGAACCTTTACAGGTTTTACTGACGCTGCTGACCTCGCTTCGTATGCAGAGAATCTATCCGATCTTGAGCTTCAGATTGATTTCAATGCCTCTAATCAGCTGTATACGGTCAGAACGACTCCATTCGATGACTTTGACTCTCTATCAAATCAGATATCTGACTTTAGAAATTCAAATATTGGGAGGCTTTCAGTGATTCATCATTGCGATTCACCCGATAGTGATGAAGATCTACATATCCATGTTGGAGCGTACGATTCGCGAGAACGCGCCAATAGTTTAAGAGATCGTATTCAAGCTGAACTGGAAGACCAAAATGTATTTATTTACCCCGACCGGGATAGTAACCTATTCAGAGTATTTGTCGGACCTTTTACAAATCGAAGCGCTTTAGTATCCACACTTCACGAACTGGCTTTTGAAGGTTATTATGATGAACTGCTTGCCGGATTGGAGGATGAGGACGAACTTGCGCCGCAAACAGATCTGACATACGCCCTTAGTCTGGAAACATTCATGGATTCGGAAAGTGCCCGGCAATTTATAGAAAATACCCGCGATCAAATAGACGAAGAGCTACAAATCATTCAAACAGAAGATGGCCGGTTTCAGGTCGTAACAGAGAGTCGGGTAAGTGACCTTGAGGAGTTGAAACAGATCAATCAAAACATCAAAGAAGCGACAGGCATAACCGGCCGTGATATTGTTATCTATGAACCTATCGATAGAACCGGGTTAACCCCTGATTCTTTAGATACAGATACATTGGAAACCGATGAACCAAAAGTTGTTGAAATTTTGGAAGAAGCTGAGTTTAGTACAGTTGATGATGATCCTTTTGCAGACATTCGGTCAATGGAATTTGCTCCAATTCGTGCTCAGGAAAGTCTTACCTGCAGCTATCCAATTCAGGTTGGAAGTTTTGGTAATGCCAGGGAAGCATCTGCAAAAGCAAATCAGATAAGTGATCGGTTGGACGAAGAGATATTCCTTGTCTACAATGAATCTACTGAACTATTTGGTCTGAGAACGTCCCCTATTGATAATATTTCAGATGCCCTGTTTCAGCTGATATTATTTAAGGATCAGGATCCGCTTAACCAGTATGCGATCGTAGGACTTTGTACAGACCGAGGAATGCCTGTAGAAGAAACCTATACACGTTTTATCATTCCAATTGCTCAGTTTGACCAAGAGGCAGAGGCAAGGGATTTAGCTAATGAGATATCGGATAAACTTGAGATTGAAGTATCTGTGAAAACTGAAACGACTCAGGTCTTCGATGTCATAGCCGGACCTTTTTCAGAATTTGATTCGGCTAATGAAGCTTTAAACAAATTACGGGATAAAGGTTTTATTGATAATCAGGAAATTGAAGTTGATCCTGAAACCTCTCTGCCACTCAATTTGACTTTTAGAATTTATCTGGGTGAAATTTCTGACATTGATGATTACACAGAGATAAGTACAGACTATTTCAGAGCTACCAATAGACGACTTTCTATTGAGACCGATCAGCAAGCCATTCGGTTATTCGATCAAAGTGAGTTCAGGTCGTGGGAAAGATTTATCGAAATTTTTAACGAAGTGAACAAAAAAGCAGACCTGCGTCCTCTCGAAATTTTCATTCTCGATTAA